The proteins below come from a single Candidatus Obscuribacterales bacterium genomic window:
- the cofG gene encoding 7,8-didemethyl-8-hydroxy-5-deazariboflavin synthase subunit CofG: KDPQRRLQQLEWAGELHIPFTTGLLLGIGESPTDWQDTLRAIAEVHQRYGHIQEVILQPHRPGTSQTWGGEAFDANRLPDVVAIARQLLPPDITLQIPPNLVSVPTLLACLEAGARDVGGIGPTDEVNPDYPHPCDCTLAHHLEQAGWDLRPRLPIYLHHDDWLAPDLHNRVRAWRQRLGS, translated from the coding sequence AAAGATCCGCAGCGGCGCTTACAGCAGTTGGAATGGGCTGGGGAGTTGCACATTCCCTTCACCACGGGGCTGCTCTTGGGCATCGGCGAGTCCCCAACCGACTGGCAGGATACCTTGAGGGCGATCGCTGAGGTTCACCAACGCTATGGCCACATCCAGGAAGTGATCCTGCAGCCCCATCGTCCTGGCACATCCCAAACCTGGGGTGGGGAAGCTTTTGATGCCAACCGTCTGCCCGACGTCGTGGCGATCGCCCGCCAACTGCTGCCGCCAGACATAACTCTACAAATTCCGCCCAACCTAGTTTCTGTCCCTACTCTGCTTGCTTGTCTGGAGGCCGGCGCGCGGGACGTTGGCGGAATTGGCCCCACCGATGAAGTCAACCCCGACTATCCCCATCCTTGCGATTGCACCCTAGCCCATCATCTCGAACAGGCCGGCTGGGATCTGCGCCCCCGCCTACCTATTTATCTCCACCATGATGACTGGCTGGCTCCAGATCTGCACAATAGAGTCAGAGCCTGGCGACAGCGTCTGGGATCATGA